From a region of the Apibacter sp. B3706 genome:
- a CDS encoding YncE family protein: MKKLETMVARKFLVPILVIITGFIVSCSNDDSWSEDDSNIISQPDAKKGLYILNEGNYQQNNSSLSYFDYDTADFFNNYFTKINPDQGGLGDTGNDLKIYKDKMYAVINGSNYVEIMDAKTAKHIGKITIPNCRYITFNGDYAYVSSYAGSTPNGQGYVAKVDLANGTIVNEVTVGRNPEEMTIVNNKLYVANSGGYYSPDYDTTVSVIDMNSFTKINDIEVGKNLHRIRKDKNNHIWVTSRGDYANLKPFVAVIDPSTDQVINKLDIAVSDFTFYKEKLYFYGSEYSSGKTINNYGIINIDTQKVISSELIKEGSKSEIMSPYGIIVDPENGSFYIGDAMDFVSNGKIYYFSKNGDLQWWKSTGVSPGHFALVSK, encoded by the coding sequence ATGAAAAAACTAGAAACTATGGTAGCAAGGAAATTTTTAGTACCAATTTTAGTAATTATTACAGGGTTCATTGTTTCTTGTAGTAATGACGATTCATGGTCTGAAGATGATTCAAACATTATATCCCAACCGGATGCCAAAAAAGGGTTATATATTTTAAATGAAGGTAATTATCAACAAAACAACTCTTCTCTATCCTATTTTGATTATGATACAGCCGATTTTTTTAATAACTATTTTACTAAAATCAACCCTGATCAAGGTGGATTGGGCGATACAGGTAATGATTTAAAAATTTATAAAGATAAAATGTATGCCGTAATCAATGGTTCTAATTATGTTGAAATTATGGACGCTAAAACAGCCAAGCATATAGGAAAAATAACTATTCCAAATTGCAGATACATTACATTTAACGGCGACTATGCGTATGTGTCTTCATATGCCGGTTCTACTCCCAACGGACAAGGATATGTTGCCAAAGTTGATCTTGCTAACGGCACCATTGTAAATGAAGTTACTGTCGGACGCAATCCGGAAGAAATGACTATTGTAAATAATAAGCTTTATGTTGCTAATTCAGGAGGATATTATTCTCCGGATTATGACACAACGGTTTCTGTAATTGACATGAACAGTTTTACAAAAATTAATGATATAGAAGTCGGTAAAAACTTACATAGAATACGTAAAGATAAGAATAATCATATTTGGGTTACTTCAAGAGGCGATTATGCTAATTTAAAGCCTTTCGTTGCTGTTATTGATCCATCGACTGATCAAGTCATTAATAAACTGGATATAGCGGTTTCAGACTTCACTTTTTATAAAGAAAAACTTTATTTTTATGGATCGGAATATTCTTCAGGAAAAACTATAAATAATTATGGTATTATAAATATAGATACGCAAAAAGTGATAAGTTCCGAATTAATCAAAGAGGGTTCAAAGTCTGAAATTATGTCCCCATATGGGATAATTGTTGATCCTGAAAATGGCAGCTTTTATATTGGGGATGCTATGGATTTTGTTTCCAATGGAAAAATATATTATTTCTCAAAAAATGGCGACTTACAATGGTGGAAATCAACCGGCGTATCTCCAGGACATTTTGCTTTAGTAAGTAAATAA
- a CDS encoding MerR family transcriptional regulator, with protein MNVQLPEKLYYSIGEVAQAFNVNTSLIRFWEKEFDSISPKKNKKGDRFFTPKDIENFKIIFHLVKEKGYTLEGAKVVLQSQKNLSKKVEIIARLELVKAELIKLKELLDE; from the coding sequence ATGAACGTACAACTTCCTGAAAAATTATATTATTCTATAGGCGAAGTAGCACAGGCTTTTAATGTTAATACTTCACTTATAAGGTTTTGGGAAAAAGAATTTGATAGTATTTCACCCAAAAAGAATAAAAAAGGTGACCGTTTTTTTACCCCAAAAGATATTGAAAATTTTAAAATAATTTTTCATTTAGTAAAAGAAAAAGGATATACCTTAGAAGGAGCAAAAGTTGTTTTACAATCACAAAAAAATTTATCCAAAAAAGTTGAAATCATTGCTCGTTTAGAGTTAGTGAAGGCAGAATTAATTAAGTTAAAAGAATTATTAGACGAATAA
- a CDS encoding glycosyltransferase family 2 protein: MTPLVSVIMAAYNAEKHISASIESVINQTYANFELLVINDGSSDRTQSIVEQFCKRDSRIKLINNDKNLFVIKSRNIGIENAKGKYLAILDADDLALPNRLEKQVEFLENNPNVFLIGSSAHIIDENNTICNNFIALTDYHELKRNILKNNLFYHSSILFRNEKVFYREKMIYSEDYDLILRLFSEGKKIVNLPDILISYRQTNHSLSKTKNRLVQWLFINKAREFYKERLSIGKDSYDAFNPQSFINIEDIHCPINKKDLLYAMKICFYRKDANQLKFLVKKYRKYYPISLDYLLYSLSSLNKNTFNLICKIYSKL; the protein is encoded by the coding sequence ATGACTCCCTTGGTATCGGTTATTATGGCTGCATACAATGCAGAAAAACATATATCTGCATCAATTGAATCGGTAATCAATCAAACATATGCTAATTTTGAATTGCTGGTTATTAATGATGGCTCATCCGATAGAACTCAATCAATTGTAGAACAATTTTGTAAAAGAGATTCCCGAATCAAGCTTATTAACAATGATAAAAACTTATTTGTTATAAAATCTCGTAATATCGGAATTGAAAATGCTAAAGGTAAATATTTGGCCATATTAGATGCTGATGATCTTGCATTACCCAATCGATTGGAAAAACAAGTTGAATTTCTGGAGAATAATCCGAATGTATTTTTAATAGGAAGCAGTGCTCATATAATTGATGAAAACAATACTATTTGTAATAATTTTATAGCTTTAACCGATTATCATGAATTAAAAAGAAATATCCTCAAAAACAATTTATTCTATCATTCTTCTATACTATTTAGAAACGAAAAAGTTTTTTATCGAGAAAAAATGATTTATTCGGAAGACTATGATCTCATCTTACGGTTATTTTCAGAAGGTAAAAAAATTGTAAATCTACCTGATATCTTAATATCATACAGACAAACCAACCATTCACTTTCAAAAACCAAAAACAGACTAGTGCAATGGTTGTTTATCAATAAAGCCCGTGAATTTTATAAAGAAAGGCTCAGTATTGGTAAAGACAGTTATGATGCGTTTAATCCACAATCATTTATTAATATAGAAGATATTCATTGCCCAATTAATAAAAAAGATTTGTTATATGCCATGAAAATTTGTTTTTACAGAAAAGATGCAAACCAATTAAAATTTTTAGTAAAAAAATATCGTAAGTATTATCCTATATCTTTAGATTATTTACTTTATTCTTTATCTTCCCTAAATAAAAATACTTTTAATCTCATTTGTAAAATTTATTCCAAACTTTAA
- a CDS encoding GtrA family protein produces MITSINKHKKQLVLFFLAGALSAVIEIFCMKLLSLPNMLPHFFSFENKSNAYPLSNLLSTGAGILSNYFFSIRYVFERGKHSRRKEFVLFFSLSIITMFMSWGAFAFFHFFVNKPINFYFYTIGDIVFCKAAAIFAVSIINYIAKKKIVFSN; encoded by the coding sequence GTGATCACTTCCATAAATAAGCACAAAAAACAATTAGTTTTGTTTTTTCTAGCAGGAGCCTTAAGTGCCGTAATTGAAATTTTTTGTATGAAATTACTAAGCTTGCCTAATATGCTGCCTCATTTTTTTTCTTTTGAAAACAAGTCCAACGCCTACCCATTATCCAATCTTTTATCTACCGGAGCGGGTATTTTGAGCAATTATTTTTTTAGCATTCGCTATGTTTTTGAACGAGGTAAACATTCCAGAAGAAAGGAATTTGTATTATTTTTTAGCCTTTCTATAATTACTATGTTTATGAGCTGGGGAGCATTTGCGTTTTTTCATTTTTTCGTTAACAAACCCATTAATTTTTACTTTTATACTATAGGAGACATAGTATTTTGTAAAGCTGCCGCTATTTTCGCAGTATCTATAATCAATTATATCGCAAAAAAGAAAATAGTATTTTCTAATTAA
- a CDS encoding TonB-dependent receptor codes for MMMNINHKYSVFAFLLSLMSPLSYSQEKKDSITVTELQEILATGKRNDKGIIPFQELKGKELENRNSSSVADAVRLFSGIQLKDYGGVGGMKTVNIRGMGSEHVGVFYDGIAIGNAQNGMVDLGKFSMDNLESISVYNGQKSQIFQPAKDFGSAGSIYLTTKRPVFTGEKKTNIGATYRSGSFHLINPSLLWEQKLSSLISSSLTMEYINSDGKYKFQQKKGNWDTIAVRQNGNISAFRTEGNLFGTLPNGKWNLKGYYYDSSRGIPGAVLKNSYKRYQFAQQWDRNFFLQGSFEKIISTKYRIALNAKYAHDFTHYKNLEVFNDPIWGNKFSNRINNTYKQDELYISSSQLVTLFSFWDISLSADYQHNGMNADLKNFSSPSRNTEMIALATAFHWDKIKIQTSVLGTFVQEITKHMNSMGTASDRNEFTPAVFLNYQPLHSKDISIHGFYKRIFRMPTFNDLYYTDFGNSNLKPEYTNQFDAGIRINKNFTSGSCTHFDFTIDAYYNTVKDKIIAYPKGQQFRWTMLNFGKARIKGLDLSSKTSILVKNVLVSTFITYTYEDAQNLSSPILNYKNQLPYIPWHSGTFTLEAAYRDWNLNYSFMYTGERYNSPSNNPENHVKAWYTHDIQLSRELFFTHIKCKASLQINNIFNKYYDIVANYPMPGRNYTIIIKLNI; via the coding sequence ATGATGATGAACATCAATCATAAATATAGTGTATTTGCTTTTTTATTAAGCCTGATGAGTCCATTATCTTATTCCCAAGAAAAAAAAGACAGCATTACTGTAACAGAATTACAGGAAATACTGGCAACGGGAAAAAGAAATGATAAGGGAATAATTCCTTTCCAAGAATTGAAAGGAAAAGAATTAGAAAATCGAAACAGCTCTTCGGTAGCTGATGCCGTACGATTATTTTCAGGAATTCAACTTAAAGATTATGGAGGTGTAGGAGGAATGAAAACAGTTAACATTCGAGGAATGGGAAGCGAACACGTGGGGGTATTTTATGATGGAATAGCCATAGGAAATGCTCAAAATGGTATGGTTGACTTAGGAAAATTTTCCATGGATAATTTAGAATCAATATCAGTATACAACGGACAAAAAAGTCAAATTTTCCAACCCGCTAAAGATTTCGGCTCTGCGGGAAGTATCTATTTAACTACCAAACGTCCTGTTTTTACGGGTGAAAAAAAAACTAATATAGGTGCCACCTATCGTTCCGGATCGTTTCATTTAATTAACCCCTCCCTCCTATGGGAACAAAAATTATCCTCATTAATTTCATCTTCTCTTACTATGGAATATATTAATTCAGATGGAAAATATAAATTTCAACAAAAGAAAGGTAATTGGGATACGATCGCTGTAAGACAAAATGGTAACATAAGTGCTTTTCGAACAGAAGGAAATTTATTTGGTACCCTACCTAATGGTAAATGGAATCTGAAAGGATATTATTATGATTCAAGCAGAGGAATACCCGGTGCCGTTTTAAAAAATTCGTATAAAAGGTATCAGTTTGCTCAACAATGGGATCGTAATTTCTTTTTGCAGGGTTCTTTTGAAAAAATAATCAGCACAAAATACAGAATAGCATTAAACGCTAAATATGCTCATGATTTTACCCATTATAAAAATTTAGAAGTTTTTAATGACCCTATTTGGGGAAATAAATTTTCCAATCGTATTAATAATACTTATAAGCAAGATGAACTATATATTTCATCTTCACAACTGGTTACTTTATTTTCTTTCTGGGATATTTCTTTATCTGCAGATTACCAACATAATGGAATGAATGCCGATTTAAAAAATTTCTCTTCTCCTTCGAGAAATACAGAAATGATCGCTTTGGCTACTGCTTTTCATTGGGATAAAATTAAAATTCAAACAAGTGTTTTAGGTACATTTGTGCAAGAAATAACGAAACACATGAACAGTATGGGTACAGCTTCAGACAGAAATGAATTTACCCCAGCTGTTTTCTTAAATTACCAACCTTTACATTCTAAAGATATTAGCATTCATGGTTTTTACAAGAGAATTTTTAGAATGCCAACATTTAATGATTTATACTATACGGATTTTGGAAATTCAAACTTAAAACCTGAATATACTAATCAGTTTGATGCAGGTATTCGTATAAATAAAAACTTTACTTCCGGTAGTTGTACTCATTTTGATTTTACTATCGATGCCTATTATAATACGGTCAAAGATAAAATCATAGCTTATCCCAAAGGACAACAATTTCGTTGGACCATGTTAAATTTTGGTAAAGCACGCATAAAAGGATTAGATTTATCTTCTAAGACTTCAATATTAGTAAAAAACGTTTTAGTTTCAACCTTTATAACCTATACGTATGAAGATGCACAAAATTTATCTTCTCCTATTTTAAATTATAAAAATCAACTTCCTTATATACCTTGGCACAGTGGAACATTTACTTTAGAAGCTGCTTACAGAGATTGGAATCTAAATTATAGCTTTATGTATACGGGAGAACGGTACAATTCTCCTTCTAATAATCCTGAAAATCATGTAAAAGCTTGGTATACTCATGATATACAACTTTCAAGAGAATTATTTTTCACTCATATCAAATGCAAAGCATCTTTACAAATTAATAATATTTTTAATAAATATTACGACATAGTAGCCAATTATCCCATGCCGGGTAGAAACTATACGATCATCATTAAATTAAACATATGA
- a CDS encoding NADH-quinone oxidoreductase subunit N, with translation MSIIIIIFAAAILSLYSGVFGQGKYSQPFAILGLLIALIVSFYGDSPFFTRYASMFAFDQTAKIFTQISILTTLLIVFLGKYAFRLIDHHQAEVYSLMLFALCGGIVLFSYQNLITLFLGIEILSIPLYVLAGSNKNDLRSNEASIKYFLLGAFATGFLLFGIALIYGITGSFDLQTIRLYSIQATHYPTMYITGIILLLVGLLFKISIVPFHFWAPDVYEGSPSLITAFMASVVKISGFVALYKLVETAFIGQLNQWQYIIFYAAILTLLSANIVGVLQKNAKRMLAYSSISHAGYLLLIYFNTDANSIYTLAFYLLAYSLSTIGAFISLIYIERISNGITDINAFNGLAKKQPILALVTTISLLSMAGIPLTSGFIAKFTLFSQALYTQPILVIIAIIGSAISIGYYLKLIIAMYFKPGYKELNEAKKAPIIYNVIAVILVILIILLGVYPEPVFSCLALAN, from the coding sequence ATGAGCATCATCATCATTATTTTCGCAGCAGCCATTCTGAGTTTATATTCAGGTGTTTTCGGGCAAGGAAAATACTCTCAACCATTTGCAATTTTAGGATTACTTATCGCTTTGATCGTCTCTTTTTACGGAGATAGTCCTTTTTTCACACGATATGCCTCCATGTTTGCTTTTGATCAAACAGCTAAAATATTTACTCAAATATCTATTTTGACCACTTTGCTAATCGTATTCTTAGGAAAATATGCATTTCGTCTCATAGATCATCATCAGGCAGAGGTATATAGCTTAATGCTTTTTGCACTTTGTGGCGGTATAGTCCTTTTCTCCTACCAAAATTTAATTACTTTATTTCTAGGTATTGAAATTTTATCTATTCCTTTATATGTATTAGCAGGAAGCAATAAGAATGACTTACGTTCCAATGAAGCTTCCATTAAATATTTCCTATTAGGAGCATTTGCAACCGGATTTTTACTTTTCGGAATTGCATTAATATACGGTATAACCGGATCTTTTGATTTACAAACTATTCGTTTATACAGCATACAAGCGACTCACTACCCTACTATGTACATAACCGGTATAATTCTATTGTTAGTCGGGTTACTTTTTAAAATATCCATAGTTCCTTTTCATTTTTGGGCTCCGGACGTATACGAAGGATCACCTTCCCTGATCACCGCTTTTATGGCTTCTGTGGTAAAAATATCAGGTTTTGTTGCTTTATATAAATTGGTTGAAACAGCTTTTATCGGGCAACTAAACCAATGGCAATATATAATTTTCTATGCAGCAATTTTAACATTATTATCTGCCAATATTGTAGGTGTATTGCAAAAAAATGCTAAAAGAATGTTGGCATATTCCAGTATTTCGCATGCTGGTTATTTATTGCTAATTTATTTTAATACAGATGCTAATTCTATCTATACATTAGCATTCTATTTATTAGCTTATTCACTTTCAACTATAGGTGCTTTTATCAGCCTTATTTACATCGAAAGAATTTCAAATGGTATTACCGATATAAATGCTTTCAACGGATTGGCTAAGAAACAACCCATCTTAGCTTTGGTAACTACAATCTCTCTATTATCAATGGCAGGTATTCCGTTAACTTCCGGATTCATTGCTAAATTTACGTTGTTTTCACAAGCATTATATACTCAACCGATATTAGTCATTATAGCTATTATAGGATCTGCAATCAGTATTGGATACTATCTTAAGCTTATCATTGCCATGTATTTTAAACCGGGTTATAAAGAATTAAATGAAGCTAAAAAAGCTCCAATTATTTACAATGTTATAGCTGTTATATTGGTAATTTTAATAATCCTTTTGGGAGTTTATCCTGAACCTGTTTTTTCTTGTTTAGCTTTGGCTAATTAA
- a CDS encoding agmatine/peptidylarginine deiminase, with the protein MSSKDYMKYTPQEFLNKTPKELGFFFPAEFYPHKSTWLSWPHKELSWPGKIEKIYAPYAQFIAEVSNGEEVNINVVSVEMKDFAMNYIEKTNANLDMINFYIHPTNDAWCRDHGPAFVINPHSLEHKKAIVNWNYNAWGDKYPPYDLDNEIPLHIAKEERLPVFNPGIVMEGGSVEFNGRGTVLTSKSCLLNKNRNPHLNQSQIEEYLKNYYGVNQVLWIDEGIVGDDTDGHIDDTVRFINENTVLAVVENNKNDENYHILQQNLKQLKAMKLSDGSPLQIIELPMPEPVYYDGCRLPASYANFYIANKSVIVPIFNGENDKRALDIIKKCFPNRNVIGIDSTDIIWGLGSFHCLSQQEPAI; encoded by the coding sequence ATGTCAAGCAAAGATTATATGAAATATACTCCGCAAGAATTTTTAAATAAAACTCCTAAAGAATTGGGATTCTTTTTTCCGGCTGAATTTTATCCTCATAAATCTACTTGGTTATCTTGGCCGCATAAAGAATTATCATGGCCGGGTAAAATTGAAAAAATCTATGCTCCGTATGCGCAATTTATTGCAGAAGTATCTAATGGGGAAGAAGTTAATATAAATGTGGTTAGTGTTGAGATGAAAGACTTTGCCATGAATTATATAGAAAAAACAAATGCTAATTTGGATATGATCAATTTTTATATTCATCCGACTAATGATGCATGGTGTCGCGACCATGGTCCCGCGTTTGTAATTAATCCCCATTCATTAGAACATAAAAAAGCCATTGTAAATTGGAATTATAATGCCTGGGGTGATAAATATCCTCCCTATGATTTGGATAATGAAATACCTCTCCATATAGCCAAAGAAGAAAGATTACCTGTTTTTAATCCGGGCATAGTGATGGAAGGTGGTTCCGTTGAATTTAACGGTAGAGGAACGGTCCTAACATCTAAGTCATGTCTACTTAATAAAAACAGAAATCCTCATTTAAATCAAAGTCAAATCGAAGAATATCTGAAAAATTATTATGGAGTAAATCAAGTCCTTTGGATCGATGAGGGAATTGTTGGCGATGATACAGATGGTCATATAGATGATACCGTACGTTTTATAAATGAAAATACCGTACTTGCTGTGGTAGAAAATAATAAAAATGATGAAAACTATCACATATTACAACAAAATTTAAAACAATTAAAAGCTATGAAACTTTCCGATGGTTCTCCTTTACAAATTATAGAATTACCTATGCCAGAACCGGTATATTACGATGGATGTCGTTTACCTGCTTCTTATGCAAATTTTTACATAGCTAATAAATCAGTGATTGTACCAATTTTTAATGGTGAAAATGATAAACGAGCGTTGGATATCATAAAAAAATGTTTTCCGAATAGAAATGTAATAGGAATAGATTCCACTGATATCATTTGGGGATTAGGTAGTTTCCATTGTTTGAGTCAACAGGAACCGGCGATTTAA
- a CDS encoding glycosyltransferase family 2 protein translates to MDILIKSFNRPFYLDRCLASIQKYVVGTYSVKVLDDGTPEKYLNKIKLKYPSIKIIKSENYIEKEEAIKDNLKSGKDINGFKIPTQLWVNSVKEASDYFIITEDDVWFTRKINVNEINEVMEKENISLLKLGWSGNKNFVDQFKHDKINSDIISIYPDLFTAPPFILKCFFYNKYKFFSILYKLGLVSNTTKTKYWILISILMGVHKKEFWLKTWENINGKVDEKKQLYNATLYFRKHKHKNMIAQLNHEVMKTTFNSSATNSYHNYGFDFDVNQLNYLINEKWYNDAFDPMQNFPKDFSEDYILSFLKIENNQKIKPEEWKKWSEKFKNQYRIQGCVVDD, encoded by the coding sequence ATGGATATTTTAATTAAATCTTTTAACCGCCCCTTTTATTTGGACAGATGCTTAGCCAGTATCCAAAAATATGTAGTGGGTACTTATTCAGTTAAAGTATTAGATGATGGAACTCCTGAAAAATATCTAAATAAAATTAAATTAAAATACCCGTCCATTAAAATTATAAAATCTGAAAATTATATAGAAAAGGAAGAAGCAATTAAAGATAATTTAAAGTCAGGAAAAGATATTAATGGCTTTAAAATTCCTACTCAACTTTGGGTCAATTCAGTAAAAGAAGCTTCAGATTATTTCATTATAACGGAAGATGATGTTTGGTTTACGAGAAAAATTAATGTGAATGAAATCAATGAAGTAATGGAAAAAGAAAATATATCCTTACTCAAATTAGGTTGGTCGGGAAATAAAAATTTTGTTGATCAGTTTAAACATGATAAAATCAATTCCGATATAATTTCCATTTATCCGGATCTTTTTACTGCTCCTCCTTTCATTCTGAAATGTTTTTTTTATAATAAATATAAGTTTTTTAGTATTTTATATAAATTGGGTTTGGTATCTAACACTACTAAAACTAAATATTGGATATTAATTTCAATACTTATGGGTGTTCATAAAAAAGAATTTTGGCTTAAAACTTGGGAAAATATTAATGGAAAAGTTGATGAAAAAAAACAATTATACAATGCTACCCTGTATTTTAGAAAGCATAAACACAAAAACATGATCGCTCAATTAAATCATGAAGTTATGAAAACTACGTTTAATTCTTCTGCTACCAATTCCTATCATAATTATGGATTTGATTTTGATGTTAATCAACTTAATTATTTAATTAATGAAAAATGGTATAATGATGCATTTGATCCCATGCAAAATTTTCCTAAGGATTTCTCAGAAGATTACATCCTATCATTTTTGAAAATTGAAAATAACCAAAAAATAAAACCGGAAGAATGGAAAAAATGGTCAGAAAAATTTAAAAATCAATATAGGATTCAGGGGTGTGTTGTTGATGATTAA
- a CDS encoding 1-acyl-sn-glycerol-3-phosphate acyltransferase, with translation MKKLLGRLMLFVMGWRFKNEVSVNELRKCVLICAPHTSNWDLYYCLASFWCLKIPYKVMIKDAYTKPWYGFFFKALGCLGVDRSQWNNLVQYSSKLIKNSDSMALINTPEATRSRALQWKKGFYYIAKQANVPIALAYADYKNKVTGVSKLIYIGDQTIEEIFDQIEDFYKPEMAKFPENYNPKIY, from the coding sequence ATGAAAAAATTACTAGGAAGGTTAATGCTGTTCGTTATGGGATGGAGATTTAAAAATGAAGTATCTGTTAATGAATTAAGAAAATGCGTATTAATTTGTGCTCCCCATACCTCTAATTGGGATTTATATTATTGTTTAGCCAGTTTTTGGTGTTTAAAAATTCCTTATAAAGTAATGATTAAAGACGCTTATACCAAACCTTGGTATGGATTCTTTTTCAAAGCACTCGGATGTTTAGGAGTCGATCGAAGTCAATGGAATAATTTGGTTCAATATTCATCGAAACTAATTAAAAATTCCGATTCGATGGCTTTAATAAATACTCCGGAAGCCACTCGCTCCCGTGCCTTACAATGGAAAAAAGGTTTTTACTATATAGCTAAGCAAGCGAATGTTCCTATAGCTCTAGCCTATGCCGATTATAAAAATAAAGTAACCGGTGTTTCCAAATTAATTTATATTGGCGATCAAACGATTGAAGAGATATTTGATCAAATAGAAGACTTTTATAAA